In the genome of Neovison vison isolate M4711 chromosome 3, ASM_NN_V1, whole genome shotgun sequence, one region contains:
- the BOK gene encoding bcl-2-related ovarian killer protein, with the protein MEVLRRSSVFAAEIMDAFDRSPTDKELVAQAKALGREFVHARLLRAGLAWSAPERAAPAPGGRLAEVCAVLLRLGDELELIRPSVYRNVARQLNISLQSETVVTDAFLAVASQIFSGGITWGKVVSLYSVAAGLAIDCVRQAQPAMVHALVDCLGEFVRKTLAPWLRRRGGWTDVLKCVVSTEPGFRSHWLVAALCSFGRFLKAAFFLLLPER; encoded by the exons ATGGAGGTGCTGCGGCGTTCCTCGGTCTTCGCCGCAGAGATCATGGACGCCTTTGACCGCTCGCCCACCGACAAGGAGCTGGTGGCCCAGGCCAAGGCGCTGGGCCGGGAGTTCGTGCACGCGCGGCTGCTGCGCGCTGGCCTCGCCTGGAGCGCGCCCGAGCGCGCCGCTCCCGCCCCCGGAGGCCGCCTGGCCGAGGTGTGCGCGGTGCTGCTGCGCCTGG GGGACGAGCTGGAGCTGATTCGGCCTAGCGTCTACCGCAACGTGGCCCGTCAACTGAACATCTCCCTGCAATCTGAGACCGTGGTGACTGACGCCTTCCTGGCTGTGGCGTCCCAGATCTTCTCCGGAG GCATTACATGGGGCAAGGTGGTGTCCCTGTACTCAGTGGCGGCAGGGCTGGCCATCGACTGTGTGCGGCAGGCCCAGCCCGCCATGGTCCACGCACTTGTCGACTGCCTTGGAGAATTTGTGCGCAAGACCCTGGCGCCCTGGCTTCGAAGGCGCGGCGGATGG ACCGATGTCCTCAAGTGTGTGGTCAGCACGGAGCCTGGCTTCCGCTCCCATTGGCTCGTGGCTGCACTCTGCAGCTTTGGCCGCTTCCTGAAGGCCGCCTTCTTCCTGCTGTTGCCAGAGAGATGA